From Arcticibacter tournemirensis, one genomic window encodes:
- a CDS encoding IS1182 family transposase encodes MKTRSNVHFKALTSQQVVLFPSNIGDRIPSDHPVRIVNQVVESLNIDDILSGYKGGGTSSFHPRMLIKVLFYSYFCNIYSCRKMAQALQENIHFMWLSGNSTPDFRTINDFRGKRLKDKIQHLFAELVRLMADLGYVSLDIQYVDGTKLESASNRYTFVWKGSTEKNKAKLEEKITGVLGDIDRSIKHDKAELASPEKPGVPVSSTELKNRIDELNGRLAELNKQQKKEVKKLEKDALPRLEKYEAQLETLGTRNSYSKTDQDATFMRMKEDHMKNGQLKPAYNTQISTENQFITNFSIHQRAGDTATLTLHLEQFKAHYNKQSKKVVADSGYGSEQNYQWMEDNDIEAFIKYNYFHKEQKRSFKKNIYHASNLPYDVQGDYFICPAGKRMIKMEESERISELGYKSKVSCYKTESCQGCPLRKMCYKGDEDRKIEVNHALRAFKEKVKQKLLSEEGVRLRKNRAIEPEAVFGQLKSNNRFNRFRLRTLPKVNIEFGLAAIAHNLRKMAAKAA; translated from the coding sequence ATGAAAACAAGATCAAATGTACATTTTAAGGCGTTAACCTCGCAGCAGGTTGTGCTTTTTCCCTCGAACATAGGGGATCGGATTCCATCAGATCATCCTGTCCGTATTGTTAACCAAGTTGTTGAATCACTTAATATCGATGATATTCTTTCAGGATATAAAGGCGGCGGTACCAGCAGCTTTCATCCCAGAATGCTAATTAAAGTACTTTTCTACAGTTACTTCTGTAATATTTATTCTTGTCGAAAGATGGCTCAGGCCCTGCAGGAAAATATCCACTTCATGTGGCTATCAGGCAACAGTACCCCTGATTTCCGCACTATTAACGATTTTCGTGGTAAGCGGTTAAAGGATAAGATCCAGCATCTGTTTGCAGAACTGGTCCGTTTGATGGCTGATCTTGGCTATGTCAGTCTTGATATCCAGTATGTGGACGGCACCAAGCTGGAATCGGCTTCGAACCGGTATACCTTTGTATGGAAAGGCTCTACAGAGAAGAATAAAGCAAAGCTGGAAGAAAAAATAACCGGAGTACTTGGGGATATAGATAGGTCTATAAAGCATGATAAAGCGGAACTGGCCTCACCGGAAAAGCCAGGCGTTCCTGTAAGTTCAACGGAACTTAAGAACAGGATAGATGAACTGAACGGTCGTTTGGCAGAGCTGAACAAGCAACAAAAAAAAGAGGTTAAGAAGCTTGAAAAAGATGCACTTCCCCGACTTGAGAAATATGAAGCGCAACTGGAAACTTTAGGCACACGCAACAGCTACAGCAAGACCGATCAGGATGCTACTTTCATGCGGATGAAGGAAGACCATATGAAAAACGGCCAGCTTAAACCGGCTTATAATACCCAGATTAGTACCGAGAATCAGTTTATTACCAACTTTTCCATTCACCAGCGTGCCGGAGATACTGCCACTTTGACCCTCCACCTGGAGCAGTTCAAAGCACATTACAATAAACAATCAAAGAAAGTAGTGGCAGACTCAGGGTATGGAAGCGAGCAGAACTACCAGTGGATGGAGGATAATGATATTGAGGCTTTTATCAAGTACAATTACTTTCATAAAGAACAAAAACGCAGCTTTAAAAAGAATATATATCATGCCTCAAACCTGCCCTACGATGTGCAAGGGGATTACTTTATATGTCCGGCAGGCAAACGTATGATCAAAATGGAGGAATCTGAGCGCATCTCAGAGCTGGGGTATAAATCTAAGGTGAGCTGTTACAAAACAGAGAGCTGCCAGGGCTGTCCGCTCAGGAAAATGTGTTATAAAGGCGATGAAGACCGTAAAATTGAGGTCAACCATGCCTTAAGGGCCTTTAAGGAGAAAGTGAAGCAAAAGCTGTTAAGTGAAGAAGGTGTTAGGCTCAGAAAGAACAGAGCGATAGAACCAGAAGCTGTATTTGGTCAACTAAAAAGCAATAACAGGTTCAATCGATTCAGACTACGTACACTCCCTAAAGTAAATATCGAGTTCGGACTGGCCGCCATAGCACATAACTTAAGGAAAATGGCAGCAAAAGCTGCTTAA
- a CDS encoding SusC/RagA family TonB-linked outer membrane protein — MDTLSDNLPVPGATVKIKNSSNGVATSVDGTFQLTYEGKAVLVVTAVGMTTSEVNLNGQKTVSVKLSYSSQGLNEVVVVGYGTQRRGEVTSAIATVKSENFTKGAVRDAAQLVQGKVAGLRITTPTGDPTGSTQINLRGLNSLTGTSEPLILIDGIPGTLNTVAPEDIEAIDVLKDGSAASIYGTRATGGVILITTRQNRSESRNSIEYSAYANVQSIVKKPEMLTADDYRRLIAEGVNYTDLGGNTNWLDEILQKPFSQNHNLTFFGGNSTTNYTGSINYRDWEGIFLKTGQERLTVRAGLNHSMFNDKLKTNLQIITRTTSSKQGGADGYAYRQAIIRNPTDNIYTADGRWQERDAYNYDNPLGRINEANNDNTFRETRMNGSLDYRPIKDLSLKMLVSRVQNNNLNGYSTTFQHVNTTKNNLNGTAGRSTYSNKENLLELTANYTKSINHHNFTLLGGYSWQDAVYEAFDVYNFDFPTDAYSWNQIEAGTALQRGLSTMNSEKSKWQLAGFFGRLTYNWNEKYLFMASIRREGSSKFGVDDQWGTFPGASVGWRISKESFMKNVTAITDLKLRGGYGETGTIASNPYASQSSYAFDFAEGAYINGKWVQGFVPTRNFNPYLRWEKKKEYNAGLDFGLLKNRITGSFDLYSRKVEDLLYNFRVPVPPFIYETMYINAGTMKNSGFEALINVRPVETKTITWNTSITYSTNKNMLENLSNDQFNVTAEFFDAGYTGEPIQQSTHRVKAGGAIGQFFVLKSVGVDENGKWLVESKDGSTIPIAESSADDRQYYGNGIPKHLAGWNNRFKIKSFDLEINVRGAFGHDVLNMQRMYYENPANEDYNALKTAYDPVYGRQLNNDLVYVSHYIEKADYVKIDNITLGYTLPAKLKGVKNARIYVSGLNLFTITKYKGLDPEAVSYNNDFTFAPGIENRDAYPTTRTFTAGVNVTF, encoded by the coding sequence TTGGACACCCTCTCTGACAACCTACCCGTGCCCGGGGCGACTGTAAAAATCAAAAACTCCTCCAATGGGGTTGCTACCTCGGTAGACGGCACTTTCCAGCTTACTTATGAGGGAAAAGCTGTGCTGGTGGTGACGGCTGTTGGCATGACGACTTCTGAAGTTAACCTGAACGGACAAAAAACAGTATCTGTTAAACTATCCTACAGCTCGCAGGGCTTAAACGAAGTAGTGGTAGTTGGCTATGGCACCCAGCGCCGCGGGGAAGTTACAAGCGCTATTGCCACCGTTAAATCAGAGAACTTCACAAAAGGCGCAGTCAGGGACGCCGCTCAGCTTGTTCAGGGTAAAGTAGCAGGACTCAGGATTACGACGCCGACCGGCGACCCGACAGGCAGCACGCAGATTAACCTGAGGGGACTAAATTCTCTTACGGGCACATCAGAACCTCTCATACTGATTGACGGTATACCCGGCACGCTCAATACCGTCGCACCGGAAGATATCGAAGCTATAGACGTCCTGAAAGACGGATCTGCGGCCTCAATTTACGGCACCAGGGCGACAGGCGGCGTAATCCTGATCACTACCCGTCAGAACAGATCTGAAAGCAGAAACAGTATTGAATATTCAGCCTACGCCAATGTTCAATCGATCGTTAAAAAACCGGAGATGCTGACAGCCGATGACTACCGGCGTCTCATCGCTGAAGGAGTTAACTACACCGACTTAGGCGGCAATACGAACTGGCTGGATGAAATCTTACAAAAGCCTTTCAGCCAGAACCATAATCTCACATTTTTCGGAGGAAACTCAACTACCAATTATACCGGCTCCATTAACTACAGAGACTGGGAAGGGATCTTCCTGAAAACGGGACAAGAAAGATTAACAGTACGCGCGGGCCTGAATCATTCTATGTTTAACGATAAACTAAAAACAAACCTGCAAATCATCACCCGTACTACATCTTCAAAGCAAGGAGGTGCAGACGGGTATGCTTACCGGCAGGCAATAATACGCAACCCAACAGATAATATATATACAGCCGACGGCAGATGGCAGGAGCGCGATGCATACAACTATGACAATCCCCTGGGAAGAATAAACGAAGCTAACAACGACAACACTTTTAGAGAAACCCGGATGAACGGGAGTCTCGACTACCGGCCAATTAAGGATCTTAGTTTAAAAATGCTGGTATCGAGAGTTCAGAACAACAACCTGAACGGATACAGCACCACTTTTCAGCATGTCAACACAACTAAAAACAACCTGAACGGAACGGCCGGACGAAGCACGTACTCGAATAAGGAAAACTTGCTGGAACTTACAGCAAACTATACCAAAAGCATTAACCATCACAACTTCACCTTACTTGGTGGATATAGCTGGCAGGACGCTGTTTATGAAGCTTTTGATGTATATAACTTCGATTTTCCAACAGATGCCTATAGCTGGAACCAGATAGAAGCAGGAACAGCGCTGCAACGGGGACTCTCGACCATGAACAGTGAAAAGAGCAAATGGCAACTGGCTGGCTTTTTCGGAAGGTTAACCTATAACTGGAATGAAAAATATCTATTCATGGCCAGTATCCGGCGGGAGGGATCGTCAAAATTCGGAGTCGACGACCAGTGGGGCACCTTTCCCGGTGCTTCGGTCGGATGGCGGATAAGTAAAGAATCTTTCATGAAAAACGTCACGGCAATCACCGATCTGAAGCTGCGGGGCGGTTATGGCGAGACAGGAACCATCGCCAGTAACCCCTACGCTTCGCAAAGCAGTTACGCATTTGACTTTGCTGAAGGAGCTTATATCAACGGCAAATGGGTACAGGGCTTCGTTCCAACGCGTAATTTCAACCCGTACCTCCGCTGGGAGAAAAAGAAAGAATATAATGCCGGATTGGATTTCGGGCTGCTAAAGAACAGGATAACCGGATCTTTTGACCTTTACAGCCGTAAAGTAGAGGACTTGCTGTATAATTTCCGCGTTCCTGTCCCGCCGTTTATCTATGAAACAATGTACATAAATGCCGGAACAATGAAAAATTCGGGTTTCGAGGCGCTTATTAACGTGCGGCCTGTAGAGACAAAAACCATAACATGGAACACCAGTATCACCTACTCTACCAACAAGAATATGCTCGAAAATCTGTCGAATGACCAGTTCAATGTGACCGCCGAGTTCTTCGATGCTGGATATACCGGGGAGCCCATTCAACAGTCTACTCACCGTGTTAAAGCTGGCGGGGCTATCGGTCAGTTCTTTGTTTTAAAAAGCGTTGGCGTGGATGAAAACGGAAAATGGCTTGTTGAAAGCAAAGACGGAAGTACGATCCCCATTGCGGAGTCGAGCGCTGACGACAGGCAGTATTATGGTAACGGGATCCCGAAACATCTCGCCGGCTGGAACAACCGGTTTAAGATTAAAAGCTTCGATCTGGAAATAAACGTTCGGGGAGCATTTGGACACGACGTCCTTAATATGCAAAGGATGTATTATGAAAATCCGGCGAATGAGGATTACAATGCCCTTAAAACGGCATACGACCCGGTTTACGGAAGACAGTTAAATAACGATCTCGTTTATGTCAGCCACTACATTGAAAAGGCCGATTACGTTAAGATCGACAACATTACTTTAGGCTATACTCTCCCCGCGAAGCTTAAAGGAGTAAAGAACGCCCGGATCTATGTTTCGGGACTTAACCTGTTCACTATTACAAAATATAAAGGTCTTGATCCGGAAGCAGTGAGCTACAACAACGATTTCACATTTGCTCCCGGCATTGAAAACCGTGATGCTTATCCCACTACACGCACCTTCACGGCCGGAGTAAATGTTACATTTTAA
- a CDS encoding RagB/SusD family nutrient uptake outer membrane protein: MKKTIGNYFKAGSIIIMALLNSCTNLDEEVFSEVLPAQFKPTEKDLPSIIAPPYASLRTLMCGWQGYFDLQEEPADCIITPVRPNGWDDGGTYRRMHQHTWTTQEWQPYNTWQNAFSSINKANMVISQLEDGTIQLEASKEATISELRAVRALAYYLLLDNHGNVPIVTDFKDGTLPKQRSRKEVYDFVIKELNEVMPLLSEDAGATYGRLNKWGVKALLAKIYLNSQVYAGTAEWEKCIKEADDIINSNKYSLDINYSDVFTYTNQNSKEIIFSVPYDEIYGKGNQLHMKTLDPVSRTVYQMTAQPWGGNCAVPQFINTYDPEDSRLKDTWIQGPQTNPQTGQVVINYVNVVPGMGGTNGIVAQSNQGYRIGKYVIKQNATGNLDNDFPFLRYGDVLMMKAEALLRTGRADAAALLVTQVRQRAFKNNPAKAAVTGAQLVQGSKYQYGLQATDGTVAEVNGGADIQYGRFMDELGWEFAAEAHRRQDLIRFGVFQTKKWFNHSPHAQAQTRTLFPIPADELAKNPNLKQNTGY; the protein is encoded by the coding sequence ATGAAAAAGACAATAGGCAATTATTTTAAAGCTGGCTCCATTATCATCATGGCGTTGCTTAACTCCTGTACCAATCTGGATGAAGAAGTATTCTCGGAGGTGCTTCCTGCTCAATTTAAACCGACCGAAAAAGACCTTCCCTCTATTATTGCCCCCCCATATGCGTCTTTGAGGACCCTCATGTGCGGCTGGCAGGGGTATTTTGACCTACAGGAAGAACCGGCAGACTGCATCATCACGCCTGTGAGGCCAAATGGCTGGGATGACGGCGGAACGTACAGGCGGATGCATCAGCACACCTGGACCACCCAGGAATGGCAGCCTTACAATACCTGGCAGAATGCCTTTTCAAGCATCAATAAAGCGAACATGGTGATCTCCCAACTGGAAGATGGCACCATTCAACTGGAAGCGTCAAAAGAAGCAACAATATCCGAATTAAGAGCGGTACGGGCACTTGCTTACTACCTCTTGCTTGACAATCACGGAAATGTACCTATTGTAACTGACTTTAAAGACGGCACATTACCCAAACAGCGGAGCAGGAAAGAGGTGTACGACTTCGTGATTAAAGAACTAAACGAGGTGATGCCTCTGTTAAGCGAAGATGCTGGCGCTACTTACGGAAGGCTGAACAAGTGGGGTGTCAAGGCCCTCCTCGCCAAGATATATCTTAATTCTCAGGTTTATGCAGGAACAGCAGAATGGGAAAAATGTATCAAAGAGGCAGACGACATTATAAACAGCAATAAGTACTCTCTCGACATTAATTATTCTGACGTATTTACCTATACGAATCAAAACTCGAAAGAAATTATCTTCTCTGTGCCTTATGACGAGATTTATGGGAAAGGGAACCAGCTGCACATGAAGACGCTCGACCCGGTAAGCCGCACGGTTTATCAGATGACTGCACAACCCTGGGGCGGGAACTGTGCAGTGCCTCAATTCATCAATACCTACGACCCCGAAGACAGCCGACTGAAAGACACATGGATACAGGGACCTCAAACAAATCCGCAGACCGGACAGGTGGTGATTAACTACGTCAATGTTGTGCCAGGTATGGGGGGAACAAACGGCATTGTTGCGCAGAGCAACCAGGGCTACCGCATAGGAAAGTATGTTATTAAACAAAATGCAACAGGCAATCTCGACAATGACTTTCCATTTCTAAGATATGGCGATGTATTGATGATGAAAGCAGAGGCTCTGTTAAGGACAGGCCGGGCTGATGCAGCGGCTTTACTGGTTACTCAGGTAAGACAGCGCGCGTTCAAGAATAATCCCGCTAAAGCGGCGGTAACAGGCGCCCAGCTCGTGCAGGGAAGCAAATATCAATATGGACTGCAGGCAACGGACGGCACGGTAGCGGAAGTAAACGGTGGCGCCGACATTCAGTACGGCCGTTTCATGGATGAATTGGGATGGGAGTTTGCCGCCGAAGCGCACAGAAGACAGGACCTGATCCGTTTTGGAGTATTTCAAACAAAAAAATGGTTTAATCACTCTCCCCATGCACAGGCCCAAACCCGCACCTTATTTCCGATTCCGGCAGATGAGCTTGCGAAGAATCCGAACTTAAAACAGAATACAGGATATTAA
- a CDS encoding SusC/RagA family TonB-linked outer membrane protein: protein MKKKYVFVLVACCLLQNLFAQTTITGIVRDSKNQPLDFVSVVIKGSSTGVMTDLHGKFTITASPNATLIISSVGYERQEYKLNGQTSVVIKLESSQSDLNEVVIIGYQSVTRKKNTAAISSISGKDLENIPAASFDMILQGRLAGLNVQNITGSPGAVSTVYVRGTTGISNSYDEAQLLSSPLYVVDGVPQPTEQYANINTGTGTNFLAGINPNDIESVQVLRDASAAAIYGSRAANGVILITTKPGINSDPVIKINGYSGMVVRPNLRDVVLGTAERAQKMGILQEQLTYSQLSNLPFLLTDSLNPAFNGHTNYQDLFYQKGRVNNGDISMAGGNKLTNYRFSAAYYDEEGVVKATGLKRFSSRLNLLSRAAKERITINPIIAFTNINRARGNGDGISPFPLSAGSMPSSLFNLSESKKTFYTGGFDEDLDKNISNQLSLNLNINAKILPVLTLTSQTSFGYNTGKRNYNRPSVLNSNLGNYSSTWNSAQENWQTSNYLTYNDAFGKHSLTMLVGQDVQHDKYEVTLASGDAGSSDQIKVVQGFLQDFLYGYSDYQAWGLLSYYSRISYDFDSRYIFSGSLRTDGSSRFGKNNRWGWFPSASVAWLLSEESFLKDNPAISLFKIRASYGSVGNLPRENYLAYSLYRVNAGSYSGSAAASYNGVPAVTPNYTNGVAQDDLTWEKSNSWNIGTDIELYSGKYTISADIYNRETSNQLFAVQLPTNTGYDYAQTNSVAVRNSGVELILSAKPLSRESRITWLSNFNISYNKNRIKSLPNRGRDLVMSGDRFDASHILSIGSPINSFYLFQTLGVYSTINDIPVNPYTGALFGNSNGAYGPGMFYLKDLDGDFLINSYNNGINPDKIPSGDPNPKWTGGWNNTFNYKNFSLSFFLNFTLDRDVLNLYEADAFGFSAAGNNSTLAGTALPDLSKYNVWRQDGDKADYAKLDIGTYRFYYTSAQSFFLENGSYVRLKNIIARYNFGKNVFQRFGLKNLAVYGIVDNVLTWKASKKLPDPEAVNQYGEYNGNGYPIPKKFTLGIEITL from the coding sequence ATGAAAAAGAAATACGTTTTTGTGCTTGTCGCCTGCTGTCTTCTGCAAAACCTCTTTGCTCAAACAACAATAACAGGCATCGTAAGAGACTCAAAGAACCAGCCTCTGGATTTCGTATCAGTAGTCATTAAAGGTTCATCCACCGGAGTAATGACTGACCTGCACGGAAAATTTACAATCACAGCCTCTCCCAACGCAACGTTAATTATTTCTTCCGTAGGGTATGAAAGGCAGGAATACAAGTTAAACGGACAGACTTCAGTCGTTATAAAACTTGAATCATCACAGAGCGACCTTAATGAAGTAGTCATTATCGGATATCAATCTGTTACCAGAAAGAAAAACACGGCAGCTATATCGAGTATATCTGGCAAGGATCTCGAAAACATCCCGGCAGCCAGTTTCGATATGATTTTACAGGGCCGCCTGGCTGGTTTGAATGTACAGAACATCACGGGATCGCCGGGGGCTGTTTCTACTGTTTATGTAAGAGGGACCACGGGCATTAGTAATAGTTATGACGAAGCGCAGCTGTTAAGCAGCCCGCTATATGTAGTAGACGGAGTGCCGCAGCCCACGGAGCAATATGCCAATATCAACACTGGTACGGGAACGAATTTTCTTGCCGGAATAAACCCAAATGATATCGAATCCGTTCAGGTACTCAGAGATGCTTCGGCGGCAGCAATATACGGCTCAAGGGCCGCGAATGGCGTCATATTGATTACGACCAAGCCTGGAATCAACAGTGATCCGGTCATAAAGATAAATGGCTATTCGGGAATGGTTGTCAGACCAAACCTGAGAGATGTTGTACTCGGAACAGCGGAAAGGGCGCAAAAAATGGGTATTCTTCAGGAACAGCTCACTTATTCTCAATTATCCAATCTTCCCTTTTTGCTGACCGACAGCTTAAATCCTGCCTTTAACGGGCATACAAACTATCAGGATCTTTTCTATCAAAAGGGCAGGGTCAATAACGGAGATATCAGCATGGCAGGAGGAAATAAGCTCACCAACTACCGGTTTAGTGCAGCTTACTATGATGAAGAGGGTGTAGTAAAGGCAACTGGCCTTAAACGATTTTCTTCACGTCTGAACCTGCTGAGCAGGGCTGCCAAAGAAAGGATTACGATCAATCCCATCATCGCCTTTACCAATATAAACAGGGCGAGAGGTAACGGGGACGGCATCAGCCCATTCCCCTTGAGCGCGGGTTCGATGCCTTCGTCGTTATTTAACTTATCAGAAAGTAAAAAGACGTTTTATACAGGTGGGTTCGATGAAGATCTGGACAAGAATATTAGTAATCAACTAAGTTTGAACTTAAACATCAATGCGAAGATTCTACCGGTTCTGACATTAACATCGCAAACGTCTTTTGGTTATAATACAGGAAAGAGGAATTACAACAGACCGTCTGTACTTAACAGCAACCTGGGAAACTACTCTTCTACCTGGAATTCGGCGCAGGAAAACTGGCAGACATCCAATTACCTGACGTATAACGATGCCTTTGGCAAGCATTCGTTAACAATGCTGGTGGGCCAGGATGTACAGCACGACAAATATGAAGTAACATTGGCCTCTGGCGACGCCGGCAGTTCCGATCAAATCAAAGTGGTTCAAGGGTTTCTCCAGGATTTTCTGTATGGTTATTCTGATTACCAGGCATGGGGGCTTCTCTCCTATTATTCCCGCATAAGTTACGACTTTGATTCCCGCTATATATTTTCCGGAAGCTTAAGAACCGATGGATCTTCGAGGTTCGGTAAAAATAATCGATGGGGTTGGTTCCCCTCCGCTTCAGTCGCGTGGCTCCTTTCAGAGGAGTCTTTTTTGAAAGATAATCCAGCCATCTCGCTATTTAAAATAAGAGCGAGCTATGGTAGTGTCGGTAATCTACCGAGGGAAAACTATCTGGCTTACAGCCTCTACCGGGTAAACGCAGGATCGTATTCAGGCAGTGCCGCAGCTTCCTATAACGGCGTACCAGCAGTTACCCCTAATTACACCAACGGCGTTGCTCAGGACGACCTGACATGGGAAAAGTCCAATAGCTGGAATATAGGCACTGATATCGAATTATATAGCGGCAAGTATACTATCTCAGCTGATATATACAACAGGGAAACATCAAATCAGCTTTTCGCCGTCCAGTTACCCACCAATACGGGTTATGATTATGCTCAGACCAATTCAGTGGCCGTGCGGAATTCAGGTGTAGAGCTCATCTTATCTGCCAAGCCTTTATCCAGAGAAAGCAGGATAACATGGCTGTCTAATTTCAATATTTCCTACAACAAGAATCGAATCAAGAGCCTGCCAAACAGAGGACGCGACCTGGTAATGAGTGGAGATCGTTTTGACGCTTCGCATATACTGTCGATTGGCAGTCCGATAAATTCATTCTATCTCTTTCAGACTTTAGGAGTATACTCAACTATAAACGACATACCTGTAAATCCTTATACTGGTGCACTATTTGGTAACAGCAACGGAGCCTATGGGCCCGGAATGTTTTATCTTAAGGATCTGGATGGCGACTTCCTGATTAACTCCTATAACAATGGTATCAATCCGGATAAAATTCCCAGCGGCGATCCAAATCCAAAATGGACCGGGGGCTGGAACAATACCTTTAACTACAAGAATTTTTCTCTGTCGTTTTTCCTGAACTTCACGCTAGACAGGGATGTACTAAACCTGTATGAGGCTGATGCTTTTGGTTTCAGCGCAGCAGGAAATAACTCCACCCTGGCTGGAACTGCACTGCCTGATTTAAGCAAATATAACGTATGGAGACAGGATGGCGATAAAGCAGATTACGCCAAGCTGGATATAGGCACCTACCGGTTTTATTACACTTCAGCGCAATCATTCTTCCTGGAGAACGGAAGTTATGTAAGGTTAAAGAATATTATCGCCAGGTATAATTTCGGCAAGAATGTCTTTCAGAGGTTTGGGTTAAAAAATCTGGCGGTATATGGAATAGTGGATAATGTGCTGACCTGGAAAGCATCGAAGAAATTACCTGACCCTGAAGCTGTCAATCAATATGGCGAGTATAACGGGAATGGTTATCCTATCCCTAAGAAGTTTACACTAGGAATTGAAATTACTTTATAG
- a CDS encoding RagB/SusD family nutrient uptake outer membrane protein: MKKKDISALILLALAALFSGSCTKVLEEEPKNSTYVGQFWQSSDDINSAVAGNYALLRDAITSGNWKNVPRYFVYGDGVPANYFTIQYDGDGLEAVQTGDFTGQYNIESYGDWTKYYKVIAMSNLLLERVTNMDVSKFTKVDDPVSFKNKALGQAYFIRALSYFFLTRIWGDVPLVTSTDEDPIAANFLGKTPKKEIMMQIESDCHQAEKLLSWTYSNSLEAKVTANKGSVYALLAHLYLWRATTSNVATSEPIMSDVNSADTTITKLKAMGGYRQVDTAAYYNTFIGKSSEGIFEIAASEVYLEGSSTHIASFFLRQADIRFNSATYSRFFVKPEYLSTHFSKEFLGYGWVWNTQALEWQWIEHPAAAGETVYIYPNGVEQEVTVTASMLKDSTDIRNRKNFTDLSIPQPTCVKYHNVNYRNNNSAYISNNIIIFRYSDMLLLEAEIALYRGDISKATNIINGFRIRNGGQQLVKPNLSKDEVMYQYALERGKEMYLEGHLYYDLIRTRQYPRFITWLSESRFKQEGFYWPIAPALFKNNPNLGQTSYWVGKI, from the coding sequence ATGAAAAAGAAAGACATTTCAGCTTTAATACTATTGGCCTTAGCGGCTCTTTTCAGCGGTTCGTGTACAAAAGTACTGGAAGAAGAACCTAAAAATTCGACCTATGTTGGCCAGTTCTGGCAATCGTCAGATGATATTAACAGTGCGGTAGCCGGAAATTATGCTCTGCTGAGAGACGCCATTACCAGTGGAAACTGGAAAAACGTACCCCGGTATTTTGTTTATGGCGACGGGGTTCCTGCCAATTATTTCACCATTCAATACGATGGTGATGGTTTGGAAGCGGTCCAGACCGGAGATTTCACAGGGCAATATAATATTGAGTCGTACGGCGACTGGACCAAATACTACAAGGTTATAGCCATGAGTAATTTACTTCTGGAAAGGGTAACGAACATGGACGTCTCGAAGTTCACGAAGGTTGACGATCCGGTATCTTTTAAAAACAAGGCCCTTGGACAAGCCTATTTCATTCGTGCACTCTCCTACTTCTTCCTTACACGAATATGGGGAGATGTACCGTTGGTCACCTCGACAGATGAAGACCCGATAGCAGCCAATTTTTTGGGCAAAACGCCTAAAAAAGAGATAATGATGCAAATAGAAAGTGATTGCCATCAGGCGGAAAAACTACTATCGTGGACTTATTCCAATTCGTTGGAAGCAAAAGTTACCGCAAACAAAGGTTCTGTATATGCCCTGCTGGCTCATTTATACCTTTGGAGAGCTACTACAAGCAATGTCGCTACCTCTGAACCTATAATGAGTGATGTTAACAGCGCAGATACCACGATTACAAAGCTGAAGGCGATGGGGGGATACAGGCAGGTAGATACGGCCGCCTACTATAATACCTTTATAGGAAAATCGAGTGAGGGTATATTTGAGATAGCAGCCAGCGAGGTGTATCTTGAAGGCTCAAGCACCCATATTGCGTCATTCTTCCTGCGGCAGGCCGATATCAGATTCAACAGCGCCACATATTCACGCTTTTTTGTCAAACCGGAGTATCTCAGCACACATTTTTCTAAGGAGTTTCTCGGCTATGGCTGGGTATGGAACACCCAGGCCCTTGAATGGCAATGGATAGAACATCCTGCAGCCGCTGGCGAAACGGTTTACATTTATCCAAACGGTGTAGAACAGGAAGTAACAGTAACAGCTTCGATGCTCAAGGATTCAACAGACATAAGAAACCGTAAGAATTTTACCGACTTGTCTATTCCTCAGCCCACTTGCGTTAAATACCACAATGTTAACTATAGAAATAATAACAGCGCTTACATAAGCAACAATATCATCATCTTCAGGTATAGCGACATGCTCCTGCTGGAAGCAGAAATTGCATTATACAGGGGAGACATTTCAAAAGCTACGAATATTATCAACGGATTCAGGATCAGGAACGGCGGTCAGCAACTGGTAAAACCGAACCTGAGCAAAGATGAAGTAATGTATCAATACGCTTTGGAAAGGGGGAAAGAAATGTACCTGGAAGGTCATTTGTATTATGATCTGATCCGTACGCGCCAA